The genomic segment AATCGGCTCGACGATTCCCGACAGTTGTCCGTACCAGAAGGCTTTGAATCGCGAAACTCCCACTCGCCGAAGTGGCATCGAGACTGCGAGCCCTTCCGGAAAATTCTGGATTCCGATGCCCAGCGCCAATGCGATCGCTCCCGCCAAGTTCGCCGACGGCAAGTCAGCCGCGACTGCGCCAAATGCCACTCCCACAGCCAGGCCCTCGGGGATGTTATGCAACGTAATCGCCAACACCAACAGCGTGCTTCGATGCCACGCGGTTCTGATACCTTCAGCGTGCAGTCCGCTTTCTGTCATATGTAAATGCGGAAGCACCAGGTCCAGACCGCGCAGAAAGGCAGCACCAAGGAGAAATCCGACTGCGGCAGGTACCCATGCCGGTACCGGACCGTTTTCCGACATGTCGATTGCCGGCGCCAACAGCGACCAGTAGCTGGCGGCTATCATCACTCCCGCTGCGAAGCCGAGCATCATGTCCAGCGCTCTTCGGCTGACCTCTTTGCTGAGGAAGACCCCGGCGGCACCGAGTGCCGTGAGCCCCCAGGTAAAGCAAGTCGCTAAGAGCGCCTGAATCACCGGGCTAAGATTGACAAACCACTCACCAAGAATCATAGGGCTGAATAGACATCAATGTAGATGTTAAGTGCAAGGCAAAACTATGGCGACAAAGACTTCGATTCTCACTTGACACCGGCGGGTACAATGTATCATCTAAGTCTGACAATTATTCGAGACTACCTGGAGGAAATGGTGATCAACAAATTGAAACTACGAAGCAGCCTGACATACGCATGTCTCTCATTAGCATTGATACTAATAGCAGCAAGTTCGTTAGCAAGCCCTGCTGGAACTGAGACACAGTATCGCCAATACCTAGAAGCGGCCGAAAAGGTTCAAAACTTCACCGGCGTCGCGATGGTCGCGCGCGAAGGCAACATCATCTGGGCGCAAGGTGTCGGACGGGCTGACTTTGAGTCGGACCGCGTCAATTTCGTAGATACCAAGCTCGCCATTGGTTCTGTCACCAAGCAGTTTACCGCAGCTGCAATCATGCGGCTCCATGAAGATGGGAAGCTCGGACTCGATGATCCGATCTCCAAGTACTTTCCCGACTATCCGGAAGAGGCCGCAAACAAGGTCACTATCCGGCACCTTTTGACGCACACTTCCGGCGTTGTCAATTTCACGAATCTGCCTGTCTATTTGCAGTGGAAAGAGAAGGATATTCCGCTGGATGTTCAGATCAATGCGATCTCCACACTGCCTCTCGAGTTCGAGCCCGGCACAAAATTCAGCTACAGCAATTCCGGATACAAGCTTCTTGAAGCAATCATTAACCAAGTGTCCGGCAAGCCGTGGCATGTTTATGTCGCAGAGAACATCCTTGCGCCTGCGGGTATGTCGAATTCTGGTTACGACCTGATGACTGTCGACGAGAAGGATCGCGCACTCGGCTACCTGTTCGACGACAACGGCAAACCCAAACGCACGGAGTTGCCGGTTGCAAGTACGCCGGGCGGCGCCGGCGCTCTCTACAGCACCGTCGGGGACCTAGCCAAGTGGGACGAAGCGCTGCGCGGCGAGAAGTTTCTCAAGCGCGCATCACTCGAGGCCATGTTCACTCCATTTGTCGATCACTATGGCTTCGGCTTCATGATCGACTCTGTGGCGGGATATCAACGCATTTGGCACGATGGCATGGTCGATGGTTTCCGCAGTATGTTCATTCGAATTCCGCATGAGAAGCTTTGTATTGCCGTACTCGCCAACAACCATACACTCGATGCCAGTCGGGTGGCAAATCACTTAATGGCAATAGCACTGGGACTGCCTTACGATGTGCCTGTTAATAAGACCCCAGCTCCTGTTGACACAGCCAGTTATCAGGATTATGTCGGCGCATACGATCTTGGCAACGGCCAGTATCGCATGATCACCTCCGAAAACGGCAAACTCTATTCACAACGATCTGGTGGAACGCAGTCTCAGATTTACCCCGAGTCTCCGGACAAGTTCTACTATGAACAAAACCACGCGACAACTGTCACGTTCGTTCGTGATGATGCCGGCAAGGTGGTCGCCCACTCAATCCATCAGGAAGGTACCGACTTGCGGCACGAAAAGATGACTGCGGGACAAACAGCAGCGATTCTTGCCAAAACCGCTGCCATCAAAGTTGACCCGGCAATCTTTGACCGATACGTCGGCGAGTATCAGTTATCGCCGGTTTTTTCCATTACGATCGAACGCAAAGAAGATCGCATCTTTGCGCAAGCCACGGGTCAGCAGCAATTCGAGATCTTCCCGAAATCAGAAACGCGGTACTTCCTCAAGGTTGTTGATGCTGATATTGAGTTTGTGATGGGTGCTGACGGCAAAGCGGAAAGCCTGATTCTTTTCCAGGCGGGCATGGAGCAAAAAGCGATCAAGAAGTAAAGAAAGAGCCCGTCGCACATTGTCGTGCGACGGGCTTCAATCTGCTATCCAAAGAGAATTACTTCCCTGTAAACTTCGCGTCGCGTTTTTCGAGAAACGCGCCAAGTCCTTCATTCTTATCGTCTGTCGCACACAGTGCGGCAAAAGCCTGAATTTCGAATGCATTCGCATTCGCAAGATCAACTTCGCCGCCGCGATTGATCAGCTCCTTGGCATACTGCACGCCAAGGGGGCTCTTCGACAGGATTGTATCAGCCAACTTGTTGGCCTCCGCAATCAGTTGGTCTGCAGGAAAGACGAACTCCACCAGCCCAATGCGCAATGCCTCGTCAGCTTTTATGATCCGTGCAGTGAATGTCAACTCCTTGGCGCGTCCCTTGCCAACCAAGCGAGTCAATCTCTGCGTCCCGCCGAATCCCGGTATGATACCGAGATTGACTTCCGGCTGACCCATCTTGGCAGTCTCTGAGGCAACACGAATATCGGTCGCCATGATGAACTCGCAGCCGCCGCCCAGCGCGAAGCCATTGACGGCACTGATCGAGACAATCTTGGAATTCTCGATTTGTGCGAAAACTGAATGACCGGTTTCGACAAACGTTTTGCCCGTTACGACATCGAGTGTCTTAAGCTCGCCAATGTCGGCGCCGGCAATAAACGCTTTCTCGCCCGCACCGGTGAAGATCACCACTCGGACCTCGCCGCCATTTTCCATTTCCGTGAACGCTTGCTTGACTTCCAGAAGCGTTTCGGTGTTTAGCGCGTTAAGCGCCTTGGGGCGATTGAGCGTAATTGTCGCTTTCGCACCTTGAACTTCAACAATGATATTATTGTAAGCCATCTTATCTCCTTACTTCTTTGCGTAATCGTAGAATCCGCGTCCCGATTTGCGGCCAAGATACCCCGCCTTGACCATACGCTTAAGCAGCGGCGGAGCGGCATAGTGCGGCTGGCGGAACTCTTCGAACATAATCTCGCCGATGTACATAATCGTATCCAACCCGATGAAGTCGGTCAACTCCAACGGTCCCATCGGATGCGCACAACCGAGCTTCATTGCGTTGTCAATTTCTTCTTTGGTCGCCAGTCCGTGTTCGTACCAGCGAATCGCATCGATCAGGTAGGGCACAAGCAGGAGATTGACGACGAATCCGCAAGAATCCTTGGCTCGGACGACGACTTTACCGACCGACTCAGCAAATGCAATAGCATCCTTGAATGTCGTCTCGTCCGTCATCACCGTGTGTACGACTTCGACCAGCTTCATCACCGGAACTGGATTGAAGAAGTGCAGTCCGACAAACTTGCTGCGTCTTGAAGTTTCAACCGCCATGTCGGTAATCGACAGGGACGACGTATTGGAAGCAAAGATCGTCTCCGGCTTGCAGGCTTTGTCCAGTGCCTTGAAGATCGGAATCTTCACTTCAAGATTCTCAGTAACCGCTTCGATTACCAAGTCACAGTCAGCCAGATCTTCCAACTTGGTTGTCGTCGAGATATTGCCAAGAATCTTCGCTTTGTCATCTGCCGTAGCTTTGCCTTTTTCGATGGCCTTATCGAGCAGCTTCTCGATTCCCTTCAGACCCTTCTGGAGCAGTTCTTCCTTTTCTTCGCGCGCAACGACCTTATAGCCGGCGGCAGCAGTAACCTGGGCAATGCCGGAGCCCATCTGCCCGAACCCCACGATTCCGATTTTCTTAAAACTCACGATTCCCTCCTGAACGGGATA from the bacterium genome contains:
- a CDS encoding ZIP family metal transporter, which gives rise to MILGEWFVNLSPVIQALLATCFTWGLTALGAAGVFLSKEVSRRALDMMLGFAAGVMIAASYWSLLAPAIDMSENGPVPAWVPAAVGFLLGAAFLRGLDLVLPHLHMTESGLHAEGIRTAWHRSTLLVLAITLHNIPEGLAVGVAFGAVAADLPSANLAGAIALALGIGIQNFPEGLAVSMPLRRVGVSRFKAFWYGQLSGIVEPIAGMLGAALVIAAKPILPYALSFAAGAMIFVVVEELVPESQTSGHSHVATMGVMVGFTVMMILDVALG
- a CDS encoding serine hydrolase, whose translation is MVINKLKLRSSLTYACLSLALILIAASSLASPAGTETQYRQYLEAAEKVQNFTGVAMVAREGNIIWAQGVGRADFESDRVNFVDTKLAIGSVTKQFTAAAIMRLHEDGKLGLDDPISKYFPDYPEEAANKVTIRHLLTHTSGVVNFTNLPVYLQWKEKDIPLDVQINAISTLPLEFEPGTKFSYSNSGYKLLEAIINQVSGKPWHVYVAENILAPAGMSNSGYDLMTVDEKDRALGYLFDDNGKPKRTELPVASTPGGAGALYSTVGDLAKWDEALRGEKFLKRASLEAMFTPFVDHYGFGFMIDSVAGYQRIWHDGMVDGFRSMFIRIPHEKLCIAVLANNHTLDASRVANHLMAIALGLPYDVPVNKTPAPVDTASYQDYVGAYDLGNGQYRMITSENGKLYSQRSGGTQSQIYPESPDKFYYEQNHATTVTFVRDDAGKVVAHSIHQEGTDLRHEKMTAGQTAAILAKTAAIKVDPAIFDRYVGEYQLSPVFSITIERKEDRIFAQATGQQQFEIFPKSETRYFLKVVDADIEFVMGADGKAESLILFQAGMEQKAIKK
- a CDS encoding enoyl-CoA hydratase/isomerase family protein translates to MAYNNIIVEVQGAKATITLNRPKALNALNTETLLEVKQAFTEMENGGEVRVVIFTGAGEKAFIAGADIGELKTLDVVTGKTFVETGHSVFAQIENSKIVSISAVNGFALGGGCEFIMATDIRVASETAKMGQPEVNLGIIPGFGGTQRLTRLVGKGRAKELTFTARIIKADEALRIGLVEFVFPADQLIAEANKLADTILSKSPLGVQYAKELINRGGEVDLANANAFEIQAFAALCATDDKNEGLGAFLEKRDAKFTGK
- a CDS encoding 3-hydroxybutyryl-CoA dehydrogenase; this encodes MSFKKIGIVGFGQMGSGIAQVTAAAGYKVVAREEKEELLQKGLKGIEKLLDKAIEKGKATADDKAKILGNISTTTKLEDLADCDLVIEAVTENLEVKIPIFKALDKACKPETIFASNTSSLSITDMAVETSRRSKFVGLHFFNPVPVMKLVEVVHTVMTDETTFKDAIAFAESVGKVVVRAKDSCGFVVNLLLVPYLIDAIRWYEHGLATKEEIDNAMKLGCAHPMGPLELTDFIGLDTIMYIGEIMFEEFRQPHYAAPPLLKRMVKAGYLGRKSGRGFYDYAKK